Proteins encoded within one genomic window of Bos indicus x Bos taurus breed Angus x Brahman F1 hybrid chromosome 18, Bos_hybrid_MaternalHap_v2.0, whole genome shotgun sequence:
- the DNAJA2 gene encoding dnaJ homolog subfamily A member 2: protein MANVADTKLYDILGVPPGASENELKKAYRKLAKEYHPDKNPNAGDKFKEISFAYEVLSNPEKRELYDRYGEQGLREGSGGGGGMDDIFSHIFGGGLFSFMGNQSRSRNGRRRGEDMMHPLKVSLEDLYNGKTTKLQLSKNVLCSACSGQGGKSGAVQKCSACRGRGVRIMIRQLAPGMVQQMQSVCSDCNGEGEVINEKDRCKKCEGKKVIKEVKILEVHVDKGMKHGQRITFTGEADQAPGVEPGDIVLLLQEKEHEVFQRDGNDLHMTYKIGLVEALCGFQFTFKHLDGRQIVVKYPPGKVIEPGCVRVVRGEGMPQYRNPFEKGDLYIKFDVQFPENNWINPDKLSELEDLLPSRPEVPNIIGDTEEVELQEFDSTRGSGGGQRREAYNDSSDEESSSHHGPGVQCAHQ, encoded by the exons ATGGCGAACGTGGCCGACACGAAACTGTACGACATCCTGGGCGTCCCGCCTGGAGCCAGCGAGAACGAGCTGAAGAAG GCATACAGAAAGTTAGCCAAAGAATACCATCCTGATAAGAATCCAAATGCTGGTGACAAA TTCAAAGAAATAAGCTTTGCATATGAAGTACTATCAAATCCTGAGAAGCGCGAACTATATGACAGATATGGAGAACAAGGTCTTCGGGAAGGTAGCGGTGGAGGTGGTGGCATGGATGATATTTTCTCTCACATCTTTGGTGGAGGATTATTTAGCTTTATGGGTAATCAGAGCAGAAGTCGAAATggcagaagaagaggagaagacatGATGCATCCACTCAA AGTATCTTTAGAAGACCTGTATAATGGCAAGACAACCAAACTACAGCTTAGCAAGAATGTACTCTGTAGTGCATGCAGTGG CCAAGGTGGGAAGTCTGGAGCTGTTCAGAAGTGTAGTGCATGTCGGGGTCGAGGTGTCCGCATCATGATCAGACAGCTGGCTCCAGGGATGGTGCAGCAGATGCAGTCTGTGTGTTCTGACTGTAATGGAGAAG GAGAGGTAATTAATGAAAAGGACCGCTGTAAAAAATGTGAAGGGAAGAAAGTGATTAAAGAAGTCAAGATTCTTGAAGTCCACGTAGACAAAGGCATGAAACATGGACAGAGAATTACATTTACTGGGGAAGCAGACCAGGCCCCAGGAGTGGAACCAGGAGACATTGTTCTTTTGCTACAAGAAAAAGAGCATGAg GTGTTCCAGAGAGACGGGAATGATTTGCACATGACATATAAGATAGGACTTGTTGAAGCTCTTTGTGGGTTTCAGTTCACATTTAAGCACCTTGATGGACGTCAGATTGTGGTGAAATACCCCCCTGGCAAAGTAATTGAACCAG GATGTGTTCGTGTAGTTCGAGGTGAAGGAATGCCACAATATCGTAATCCCTTTGAAAAAGGTGATCTTTACATAAAGTTTGATGTGCAGTTTCCTGAAAACAACTGGATCAACCCAGATAAACTTTCT GAATTAGAAGATCTTCTGCCATCTAGACCAGAAGTTCCAAATATTATTGGAGACACTGAGGAGGTAGAGCTTCAAGAATTTGATAGCACACGGGGCTCAGGAGGCGGCCAGAGGCGTGAAGCCTATAATGATAGCTCTGATGAAGAAAGCAGTAGCCATCATGGACCAGGAGTGCAATGCGCCCATCAGTAA